The sequence ATAAAATTCAGGACTGTATATTTCACGCAAGTGCGTAACGCCATCATTCTGCGGCTTGATAACAAGCACAATCTTGCTTGGAGAACTGGCAGATTTCGAAGTAAAGGACTGAACCAAGGTAACTGTGGACGTCGTACGTTTCGACGGCACTATCCTGATTAGCTTGCTGGCCGTCTCCATGACCGCCGGGGGAACTTCGACGCTATCAATCGACAATATAATAGGCTGTAATGCTTTTCTTCTTGCAATGTCGCCACCTATGCCAGAATAAGTCTCCGGATCGAATTTCTGGCCGCATACTGCACGCAGCGCCTGTCCATACTCGTCATCTGCTGCGATCGGTGTTAATGCATCATCGAGCTTGATCATGCCGTCAGTAACTGCGTTTTCTGGAGTAAAGTCATAGCCGATGGTCGATTTATATTTATTCGATGCGCAGTCCATTTGAACGAATTCACGCTTGGAGTCAAACGGCGCGTTATACGGCGGATCGAAATTCATCTGCGGGTACTCAGTGCGAGCCCACACAGCAACTGTAGTCCCTGACCTAACTATGCTGTGCAGGTCAATTTGAAACAGTTCGTCCTTGCTGCCACGTGCAACGTTTACAAGCCGCTCATTTTTTGGCGGCAACCCGCAGGCCCAGCTTAGAAGAGCTTCGCCGTCCTTTTGGCCTGCCACCGACACAAATGCAGAGGGCGCATAACGAGCAATCGAGCTGCCATAAATTCTCGTCGATGACAGATTATTCGCGACCGTATTGGCATAAGCGGCGCGAGTTTTCTTCTGAAGACAGTCGAATTCCATTGGTGCGTCATACTTGATCTGGCTCGTGCCATTTCCGCCGGCAAGCGTCCCTCTTGTCTGTAGGTGGACGTGATCGCTAATGCGTAATGCCGAATCAGGAAGGTACTCTCTACCAGCCGATACCGGTATTGGTTGCCAGGAATCCGCCACTGCCGAAAAACTAGCTGACGCAAAAACGCCAGCGACGATCACGTATTGCAAATATTTTTTCATTTTTTGCGAAAAATAATTTGAAAGTTCAACGAAATACCCCGTATCGCGATAAAAATCTCCAATGCATGCTATTTCCTGCCGCACGCAGGAGGCACATTCTCAATTACTTCAAGTCGAAATGAACTGCTACAGCCAACTGCCATGAACCGGCGCCAGCATATCGTGCACGCCATGCGTCATCAGCACCAGGAACGCCAGCAAAGCCAGGTAGTAAAACGCATACGTTGCCTTCACCGAGGGCTCTATGCCGTAGTACTGCTGGTTTTCCGGGCTGCTGGCGTCATAGTTCCAGGCGCGCTTCAGTTGCGGCAACGCGAGAATGACCACCACGATCAGCAAGGGCGTCGGCCGGTATGCGAACAAGGCAATCAGCACCGGAACGCCGGCAAACCATATGCGCGGCGACAGCACGGCGGTAATGCGGCCGCCGTCAAACGGCGACATCGGGATCATGTTGAACAGGTTCAGGAAAAAGCCTGCGTACGACAAGGCCAGCAAGAGATTGCTGTCGTACTGGCGCGCGACAAAATAGCAAACCAGGGCGCCGGCCGTACCGACCAATGGCCCGGCAAGGCCGACATAGGCTTCTGTTTCCGCATCGTGCGGCATGTCTTTCATCTGGATCCAGGCGCCGACAAACGGGACGAATGTCGGCGCCCCGACTGCCAGGCCGCGGCGCTGCGCCGCCAGGTAGTGTCCGGCTTCATGCACGAACAGCAACAGCACGAAGCCAAGCGCATAACGCCAGCCATAAAACATGGCGTAGACCGCGATCGATAGCAGCATGGTGCCGGAGGTGGTCAGGATCTTGCCGAGTTTCAGGCCTCCCAGCAGCAGGAAGAGCAGTTTAGTCATGGCCTGCGCCTTCAGGCATGATTGGCCGGATCAGCGGCGTCAGCCGGACGTTCAGGCTTGCTGTCAGGCGCCGCCT comes from Collimonas pratensis and encodes:
- a CDS encoding site-2 protease family protein — its product is MTKLLFLLLGGLKLGKILTTSGTMLLSIAVYAMFYGWRYALGFVLLLFVHEAGHYLAAQRRGLAVGAPTFVPFVGAWIQMKDMPHDAETEAYVGLAGPLVGTAGALVCYFVARQYDSNLLLALSYAGFFLNLFNMIPMSPFDGGRITAVLSPRIWFAGVPVLIALFAYRPTPLLIVVVILALPQLKRAWNYDASSPENQQYYGIEPSVKATYAFYYLALLAFLVLMTHGVHDMLAPVHGSWL
- a CDS encoding surface-adhesin E family protein — protein: MKKYLQYVIVAGVFASASFSAVADSWQPIPVSAGREYLPDSALRISDHVHLQTRGTLAGGNGTSQIKYDAPMEFDCLQKKTRAAYANTVANNLSSTRIYGSSIARYAPSAFVSVAGQKDGEALLSWACGLPPKNERLVNVARGSKDELFQIDLHSIVRSGTTVAVWARTEYPQMNFDPPYNAPFDSKREFVQMDCASNKYKSTIGYDFTPENAVTDGMIKLDDALTPIAADDEYGQALRAVCGQKFDPETYSGIGGDIARRKALQPIILSIDSVEVPPAVMETASKLIRIVPSKRTTSTVTLVQSFTSKSASSPSKIVLVIKPQNDGVTHLREIYSPEFYVDREMAGGIVQLKSKLNSTRAEVGGVYVTEKFDLKPFIWNADAVFSYSTSSHEVPGSAKPQETTRTCHVGSMIEASSLHPQLAGNAWSLACVDKDGFKHQGLYIEQLQFVFNTLDESKDYGVSTSKIDSMKIEP